In one window of Drosophila innubila isolate TH190305 chromosome 2L unlocalized genomic scaffold, UK_Dinn_1.0 4_B_2L, whole genome shotgun sequence DNA:
- the LOC117779493 gene encoding histone acetyltransferase KAT5-like, with protein sequence MNCESAASLTVGCRLQVRIRQSNDWQMAEIVSIRKMGDKRKFYVHYEDCNKRLDEWVTEENLNLRDVQRLPCVDQTSESQEKIMLTTPKKCGRRKHRKHVKKEENSSKTTSNECDPQEGMITNSRQKKNETLVKNVEMIELGRYRIKPWYFSPYPKELCQMDCIYLCEFCLKYCKSRFCLGRHLSKCTLKHPPGNEIYRKDTISFFEIDGRKDKVYVQNLCLLSKLFLDHKLIDFAVDPFLFYVMTEFDSRGFHIVGYFSKEKISDQDYNLACVLTLPPYQRKGYGKLLIEFSYELSRCEGKTGSPEKPLSDLGLLSYRSYWTQAILEILINPNPGPNGDRPSTAINDISEITAIHSGDVIYTLKSLNLVKYFKGKHIICLNHDTIEQHRSAMKKRKIRIDSSCLRWTPKDWAK encoded by the coding sequence ATGAATTGTGAATCGGCGGCATCTCTAACTGTGGGCTGCCGTCTTCAAGTGCGCATACGACAGTCGAACGACTGGCAAATGGCGGAGATCGTAAGCATTCGGAAGATGGGGGATAAGCGAAAGTTCTATGTGCACTACGAGGATTGCAACAAGCGATTGGATGAATGGGTCACCGAGGAGAATTTAAATCTGCGCGATGTGCAAAGACTTCCTTGTGTTGACCAGACCTCGGAAAGTCAGGAAAAAATAATGCTAACGACACCAAAGAAATGTGGAAGGCGCAAACATCGCAAGCACGTAAAGAAGGAAGAAAATAGTTCAAAAACAACTTCAAATGAATGTGATCCACAGGAGGGGATGATAACCAATTCAcgacaaaagaaaaatgaaaccctTGTGAAGAATGTCGAAATGATTGAGTTGGGACGGTATCGTATAAAGCCCTGGTACTTCTCGCCGTATCCAAAAGAACTTTGTCAAATGGATTGTATTTATCTGTGCGAATTTTGTTTGAAGTATTGCAAGAGTCGCTTTTGCCTGGGACGTCATTTATCCAAGTGTACATTGAAGCATCCGCCTGGTAATGAGATCTATCGCAAGGATACTATATCCTTCTTTGAGATTGATGGACGCAAGGACAAGGTGTATGTTCAGAATTTATGTTTGCTTTCGAAACTTTTTCTCGATCACAAGTTAATTGACTTTGCCGTGGATCCATTTCTGTTCTATGTGATGACTGAGTTTGATTCACGTGGATTTCACATTGTTGGCTACTTTTCCAAGGAGAAAATAAGCGATCAGGACTACAATTTAGCCTGTGTATTGACCTTGCCGCCATATCAGCGCAAAGGCTACGGTAAATTGCTCATTGAGTTTAGCTACGAACTCTCCCGATGCGAGGGAAAAACTGGTTCTCCGGAGAAGCCGCTCTCTGATCTTGGACTGCTCTCCTATCGTTCCTATTGGACGCAGGCTATACTCGAGATTCTGATCAACCCGAATCCCGGACCTAATGGCGATAGACCTTCGACAGCTATAAATGATATCTCCGAGATTACGGCCATACATAGTGGCGATGTTATATATACACTAAAAAGCCTCAACCTGGTTAAGTACTTCAAGGGTAAGCACATAATCTGTCTAAATCATGACACTATCGAACAGCATCGATCTGCAATGAAGAAGCGTAAGATACGCATCGACTCCTCGTGCCTACGTTGGACCCCAAAAGATTGGGCAAAGTGA